The nucleotide sequence CGAGCTGGTGACTTCTGCCCATCGCGTTCCGCAGGATCCTTGCCTACAGTCAGCGCATGTCGAACTTCGTGGGGATGGATGTTGCCGAGGTCAGGGATGTGGCCAAGCGTTTCGACGCCAACGCCGAACAGCTCGAGGTCATCGTTCAGCGACTCGACCAGTTGGTGAAGCGGGCATCCGGCAGCTGGCATGGTCACGACTCCGCCACCTTCGCGCACCTGTGGAGCGGGCAGTACCGGTCGGAGCTGCAGGCGACCCAATCGGCGCTCGCCGAGATGGGTCGGGCGCTGACGCGCAACGCCGACGAGCAGGATCGGGCCAGCGCCGCAGACCCCGGCAGCGGTGCCGCCGGAATCGGTGTCGGGAATGCGGGTCCGGTGGCGACCACGCCGGACAGCCCGCGGGTTGCCGGACTCAAACAGGACCTGGCCTACGCGAAGTTGGTCGATGCAGCGGGGTCGGGAAGTACCACCCTCCCGCCGGGGTACGAGAAGGTGTCACCCAATGATCTGGAGAAGCTCGGTCTCACCGGCTACAAGACCAGCGGTATCACCGGAATGGACGTATCGGTCTACCGCGACGCCAACGGGCACTACGTGGTGGCCTTTCCGGGCTCCAGTACCGGCGCATCCAGTGTCAGCGCGTTGTGGGACTCGGGGATGGACTGGGTCGTCAACAACGTTGCTGGAGCCGGTGGCATCAGTCCCCAGGAGATGCAGGCCGTCGCGATCGCCCAGGCGATCACCTCGCACGTCGGTGCCGACAACGTGACCTTCGCTGGCCACTCCCTGGGCGGGCAGACGGCCGCGTTGGCCTCAATGGTCTCCGGGAGCCACGCGGTGACTTTCAACGCCGCGTCCATCAGCGCGGTAGTGGCTGACTTCCCTGGGTTGCGCGAGGGAGCCGCCGGCCTGATCACCAACTACGAGACCAGCAACGACCCGTTGTCCGACGGTGAGACCTACGGGGCGCTGAACCCATCGGTCGGCAGGACCGTCGTGGTGCCCGGGACCAAGGATTGGTACGACGTGAAGGGCAACCATGGCACCGGGATGATCGAAGCCGGAATCCAGAGCCAGATCGACCAGGCCGAGAAGGCAAAATGAGAAGTCCCGGTGGGCCGCGCGAGGCCGGTCCCTCTGGCATGGATCAACTTGGCTCGCATGGATCAACTTGCCGGATTTGGGAGTGGTGGGACAGAAGTCAACACTTTCGTCCATGCCTTCGAAGTTGATCCACGCCGACGGGTGATCCACGCCGGGGGTTGATCCACGCCGACGGGTGATCCACGCCGGGGGTTGATCCACGCAGCCGGGTGATCCACGCCCGGCGGTGATCCAGGCGGGGAGCGCCCGCGGGAGGTGATTGGCTTTGTTCCCGCTGGTCCGGTACTGTAAGAACTTGGTGTGGAGAGGTCTGCAAAGTCCGCTCCGGTCACCTCTGGCTTGGCGAGGTCGGAAATTTCGCCAAGGCTCTGTCATTGCTTCGGGTTCCCACCCTGGGCCGGACCACCTGCGGCAATGCGGGCCCCGGCCACCGGCACATGCCACAGGCAAGAGAGAAAAGGCGAGCGATCCAGCTCGTACTTCCTCTTGTCTTTTCGTGTGTCACGGGTCGGAACCGGCCACGGAGGCAGGACGACAGAACCAGTGAACAAGAGCGGGCAATCCGGGTGACCGGTGCGCGCGCATTGCGAAGGTTGGGATTGACGTGATTCAGCAGGAGTCCAGGCTCCGCGTCGCCGATAACACCGGCGCCAAGGAAATCCTGTGCATCCGCGTCCTCGGTGGCTCCGGCCGTCGGTACGCGGGGATCGGCGACATCATCGTCGCCACGGTCAAGGATGCCATTCCCGGTGCCGGTGTGAAGAAGGGTGACGTGGTCAAAGCCGTCATCGTGCGCACCGTCAAAGAGCGCCGTCGTGCGGACGGTTCCTACATCAAGTTCGACGAGAACGCAGCCGTTCTGCTCAAGGGCGACGGCGACCCGCGTGGCACCCGCATCTTCGGGCCGGTCGGCCGCGAGCTGCGCGACAAGAAGTACATGAAGATCATCTCGCTGGCACCGGAGGTGCTGTAGTCATGGGCTTGAAGGTGAAGAAGGGCGACACCGTCCTGGTGATCGCAGGCAAGGACAAGGGCGCCAAGGGCAAGGTCATCCAGTCCTACCCCGAGCGGAACCGCGTGCTGGTCGAAGGCGTGAACCGGATCAAGAAGCACACCAAGGTCTCCACCACCCAGCGTGGCGCGAAGTCCGGTGGCATCGTGACCCAGGAAGCGGCCATCCACATCTCCAACGTGATGGTCGTCGACGGCGACAACAAGCCGACCAAGGTCGGCAAACGAGTGGATGACGAGGGTCGCAACATCCGCGTCGCCCGTCGTTCCGGGAAGGACCTCTGATGACGACCGTAGAAGATTCGCCGACCACCAAGGTCAGCCCCCGGCTGAAGACCCGCTACGCCGCGGAGATCAAGACGGCCATGAATGAGCAGTTCGCCTACGGCAACGTCATGCAGATCCCCGGTGTCGTCAAGGTCGTCGTGAACATGGGTGTCGGTGAGGCCGCGCGTGACGCGAAGCTCATCGAAGGCGCGGTTCGCGACCTGGCGCTGATCACCGGGCAGAAGCCCGAGGTCAAGAAGGCCCGCAAGTCCATCGCCCAGTTCAAGCTGCGCGAAGGCATGCCGATCGGCGCAAAGGTCACCCTGCGCAACGACCGCATGTGGGAGTTCCTGGACCGTTTGGTGACCATCGCGTTGCCCCGTATCCGCGACTTCCGAGGCTTGTCGCCGAAGCAGTTCGACGGCAACGGCAACTACACGTTCGGTCTGAACGAGCAGTCGATGTTCCACGAGATCGACATCGACCGGATCGATCGCCCCCGCGGTATGGACATCACTGTCGTCACCACGGCCACCACCGATGACGAAGGCCGGGCGCTGCTGAAGCTCCTGGGCTTCCCGTTCAAGGAGATCTGACCATGGCGAAGACCGCTCTGATCATGAAGTCCAAGCGCAAGCCGAAGTTCGCGGTGCGCGGCTACACCCGTTGCAACCGGTGCGGTCGCCCGCACTCGGTCTACAAGAAGTTCGGCCTGTGCCGCATCTGCCTGCGGGAGATGGCGCACGCCGGCGAGCTGCCGGGCATCACCAAGTCCAGCTGGTAGCACCCCGCGCGGATCAACTTGGCCCGCGCTCATGAAAGTTGCCGTGATGGGACTGGAGTGAAGCGAGTCGTCAAGTTGATGAGCGCAATCGATGTTGATCAGCGCGGCACCCGCGCCGCAATGCCAGCACCCGCACCACCCGGCCGGACGCACACGTCTGGTCATCCCACCCGCGTCGCAGCAGACGCGCTACGTCGTCACAGGCCCGGCCCCGCGCATCTTCCCATCGGATGCGCCGGGGTAGGGAACCAGACGAGAGAGGCACCACCAGAAATGGTTATGACAGACCCGGTCGCGGATTTCCTGACGCGCATCCGCAATGCCAACTCGGCCTACCACGACGAGGTGGTGATGCCCTTCTCCAAGCTGAAGGGGAACATCGCCGACATCCTCGTCAAGGAGGGCTACATCGGCTCCTGGACCACCGCCGACGCCACCGTCGGCAAGTCGCTCGTCGTCACGCTCAAGTACGGCCCGAACCGTGAGCGTTCGATCGCCGGCGTCCGCCGCATCTCCAAGCCCGGGCTGCGCATCTACGCGCGTTCGACCGAGCTGCCGAAGGTCCTCGGAGGCCTCGGCGTCGCCATCATCTCGACCTCGACCGGTCTGCTGACCGATCGCCAGGCCGCCAAGAAGAAGGTGGGCGGGGAAGTCCTCGCCTACGTCTGGTAAGGGACGAAACCTCATGTCGCGAATCGGAAGACTGCCGATCCCAGTTCCTGCTGGGGTCGACGTGACGATTGACGGTCGCACCGTGACGGTCAAGGGACCCAAGGGCACCCTGTCCCACTCGGTGGTCGAGCCAATCATCATCTCCAAGGAAGAGGACGGCACACTCGCCGTCACCCGCCCGGACGACCTGCGGGACTCCAAGTCCCGCCACGGTCTGACCCGGACCCTGGTGAACAACATGGTGGTCGGCGTCACCGCCGGCTACTCCAAGCCGATGGAGATCGTCGGCGTCGGTTACCGCGTGGCCGCCGAGGGCAGGGATCTGGTGTTCGCACTCGGTTACTCCCACCCGGTCCCGGTCAAGGCGCCGGACGGCATCTCCTTCATCGTCGAATCCCCGATCAGGTTCAAGGTCGAGGGCATCGACAAGCAGTTGGTCGGCGAGGTCGCCGCCAACATCCGCAAGTTGCGCAAGCCTGACCCGTACAAGGGCAAGGGCGTGCGGTACGCCGGCGAGGTCGTGCGGCGCAAGGTCGGAAAGACGGGTAAGTGATGGCAGCCAACGTTTCCCAGAAGCGCGCCGAGGCGCGGACGAGGCGGCACTTCCGTCTGCGCAAGAAGGTCACCGGCACTGCCGTGCGCCCGCGTCTTGTGGTCACCCGCTCTGCCCGGCACATCGCCGTGCAGATCGTCGACGACACGATCGGCCGGACGCTGGCCGCCGCTTCGACCCTCGAGGCGGACCTGCGGTTCGCCGACGGCGACAAGAGTGCCAAGGCCAAGAAGGTCGGCGAACTGATCGCCGAGCGCGCCAAGGCGGCCGGGGTTTCGACTGTGGTGTTCGACCGCGGTGGCGACAAGTACCACGGCCGGATCGCATCTCTGGCCGACGGCGCCCGTGGCGCCGGGCTGGAGTTCTGACATGAACAACTGTGCATACGTGATCGAGAGGGACATCTGATGCCCGGACAAGCTAGGCAGGGCGGCGGCGGTTTCGGCGGCCAGGCCCGTACCGGCGGCGAGGGTGGCGGTGACCGCGGAGGTCGCGGTGGCCGCGATCGCCGCGATGGCGGACGCCGCGACGCGCCCGTCGAGAAGAACCCGCTGTTGGAGCGCATCGTCGTCACCAACCGTGTGGCCAAGGTGGTCAAGGGTGGGCGTCGGTTCTCCTTCACCGCGCTGGTCGTCGTCGGTGACGGCGACGGCACCGTCGGCGTCGGCTACGGCAAGGCCAAGGAAATCCCGGCCGCCATCGCCAAGGGCGTGGAGGAGGCGAAGAAGAACCAGTTCAAGGTTCCGCGCATCGCCTCCACCATCCCGCACCCGATCCAGGGCGAAGCGGCCGCCGGCGTCGTCCTGCTGCGCCCGGCCAGTCCTGGTACCGGCGTCATCGCCGGTGGCCCGGTGCGTGCCGTGCTCGAGTGCGCCGGCATCCACGACGTGCTCTCCAAGTCGCTCGGCTCGGACAACCCGATCAACATCGTGCACGCGACGATCGCAGCACTGAAGGGCCTCATGCGCCCCGAGGAGATCGCGGCCCGTCGTGGGCTGCCGATCGAGGACGTGGCCCCGGCCGCGATGCTGCGCGCCCGCGCGGGACAGGGTGTGTGACATGGCCCAGCAGCTCAAGATCACGCAGGTCCGTTCCACCATCGGCAACAAGCCGAAGGCACGCGAGTCGGTGCGTTCGCTCGGCCTGAAGAAGATCCACCAGGTCGTGACGGTCCCGGACAACCCCGTGAACCGTGGCTACCTCAAGTCGGCCCGTCATCTCCTGACGGTCGAGTTTGTGAAAGATGGGAATGACGAACAGTGACGATTAAAGTCCACCACCTCCGCCCCGCTCCGGGTGCGAAGACGGCCAAGACCCGCGTCGGCCGTGGTGAAGGTTCCAAGGGCAAGACCGCGGGCCGCGGTACCAAGGGCACCGGCGCTCGCAAGAATGTCCCGGCGTCCTTCGAAGGTGGCAACCTGCCCCTGCACATGCGTCTGCCGAAGCTCAAGGGCTTCAAGAACCGCTTCCGTGTGGAGTTCCAGGTCGTCAACATCGGTCAGATCGTCACCCTGTTCCCCGAGGGTGGCGCCATTGGCATCGCCGAACTGGTCGGGGCCGGCGCGGTCCGCGCCAACCAGTTGGTGAAGGTGCTCGGCGACGGCGACATCGCCGGTGTCAAGCTCGACGTCACCGCGAATGCCTTCTCCGGTGCGGCGAAGGAAAAGATCAGCGCGGCCGGCGGTACCACCACCGCCGTCTGACGCTCCCGGCGAGCTGTCGACCAGCACGCCGAAGTGGTGTCGAACCGCCTGGATCCCCCGGGATTCCTGGTCACCCCGTCGGAAGACGGGTCCAGGACCCGGGGGATCTGTGCGTTACAGTCTCTTCATTGGGGAGCGTGGTCTGCTGCCCCGGCGACCGATGGGTCGGCGGCACTGCTGCCGGGCGTGCTCGGTCGTCGCCGAACTCCTGCCCTACCTCCCGCATGGGAATCTCCGGGTAGCACAGCAACACCTAGGCTGTGCTGGAACAGCAGCCTTCGTCACCGACTTGCCAGCACCACGTAGCACCTGACACAGCTCCATCTGGCTAGACCCAGCGCCGACCAGTCGCTGGGGCTGAGATATCGCCACCGTCCTGCCGGGCCGGTGTCGACAGGAGGACCATTGCTCGCCGCATTCGTCTCGGCACTGAAGACACCCGACCTGCGGAAGAAGATTCTCTTCACGCTCGCCATGGTCGCGGTGTATCGGCTGGGTGCCACCCTTCCGTCTCCCGGTGTCGCCTACGCCAAGGTGAACCAGTGCATCGCTGCGGGCGGTGCGGACAATTCGCTCAACACGGTACTGAACCTCTTCTCGGGCGGTGCCCTGCTGAAGCTCAGCGTGTTCGCGCTGGGC is from Nakamurella sp. PAMC28650 and encodes:
- a CDS encoding WXG100 family type VII secretion target, with amino-acid sequence MSNFVGMDVAEVRDVAKRFDANAEQLEVIVQRLDQLVKRASGSWHGHDSATFAHLWSGQYRSELQATQSALAEMGRALTRNADEQDRASAADPGSGAAGIGVGNAGPVATTPDSPRVAGLKQDLAYAKLVDAAGSGSTTLPPGYEKVSPNDLEKLGLTGYKTSGITGMDVSVYRDANGHYVVAFPGSSTGASSVSALWDSGMDWVVNNVAGAGGISPQEMQAVAIAQAITSHVGADNVTFAGHSLGGQTAALASMVSGSHAVTFNAASISAVVADFPGLREGAAGLITNYETSNDPLSDGETYGALNPSVGRTVVVPGTKDWYDVKGNHGTGMIEAGIQSQIDQAEKAK
- the rplN gene encoding 50S ribosomal protein L14, which codes for MIQQESRLRVADNTGAKEILCIRVLGGSGRRYAGIGDIIVATVKDAIPGAGVKKGDVVKAVIVRTVKERRRADGSYIKFDENAAVLLKGDGDPRGTRIFGPVGRELRDKKYMKIISLAPEVL
- the rplX gene encoding 50S ribosomal protein L24, which translates into the protein MGLKVKKGDTVLVIAGKDKGAKGKVIQSYPERNRVLVEGVNRIKKHTKVSTTQRGAKSGGIVTQEAAIHISNVMVVDGDNKPTKVGKRVDDEGRNIRVARRSGKDL
- the rplE gene encoding 50S ribosomal protein L5; amino-acid sequence: MTTVEDSPTTKVSPRLKTRYAAEIKTAMNEQFAYGNVMQIPGVVKVVVNMGVGEAARDAKLIEGAVRDLALITGQKPEVKKARKSIAQFKLREGMPIGAKVTLRNDRMWEFLDRLVTIALPRIRDFRGLSPKQFDGNGNYTFGLNEQSMFHEIDIDRIDRPRGMDITVVTTATTDDEGRALLKLLGFPFKEI
- a CDS encoding type Z 30S ribosomal protein S14, yielding MAKTALIMKSKRKPKFAVRGYTRCNRCGRPHSVYKKFGLCRICLREMAHAGELPGITKSSW
- the rpsH gene encoding 30S ribosomal protein S8, producing MVMTDPVADFLTRIRNANSAYHDEVVMPFSKLKGNIADILVKEGYIGSWTTADATVGKSLVVTLKYGPNRERSIAGVRRISKPGLRIYARSTELPKVLGGLGVAIISTSTGLLTDRQAAKKKVGGEVLAYVW
- the rplF gene encoding 50S ribosomal protein L6, translating into MSRIGRLPIPVPAGVDVTIDGRTVTVKGPKGTLSHSVVEPIIISKEEDGTLAVTRPDDLRDSKSRHGLTRTLVNNMVVGVTAGYSKPMEIVGVGYRVAAEGRDLVFALGYSHPVPVKAPDGISFIVESPIRFKVEGIDKQLVGEVAANIRKLRKPDPYKGKGVRYAGEVVRRKVGKTGK
- the rplR gene encoding 50S ribosomal protein L18; this translates as MAANVSQKRAEARTRRHFRLRKKVTGTAVRPRLVVTRSARHIAVQIVDDTIGRTLAAASTLEADLRFADGDKSAKAKKVGELIAERAKAAGVSTVVFDRGGDKYHGRIASLADGARGAGLEF
- the rpsE gene encoding 30S ribosomal protein S5 translates to MPGQARQGGGGFGGQARTGGEGGGDRGGRGGRDRRDGGRRDAPVEKNPLLERIVVTNRVAKVVKGGRRFSFTALVVVGDGDGTVGVGYGKAKEIPAAIAKGVEEAKKNQFKVPRIASTIPHPIQGEAAAGVVLLRPASPGTGVIAGGPVRAVLECAGIHDVLSKSLGSDNPINIVHATIAALKGLMRPEEIAARRGLPIEDVAPAAMLRARAGQGV
- the rpmD gene encoding 50S ribosomal protein L30 is translated as MAQQLKITQVRSTIGNKPKARESVRSLGLKKIHQVVTVPDNPVNRGYLKSARHLLTVEFVKDGNDEQ
- the rplO gene encoding 50S ribosomal protein L15 gives rise to the protein MTIKVHHLRPAPGAKTAKTRVGRGEGSKGKTAGRGTKGTGARKNVPASFEGGNLPLHMRLPKLKGFKNRFRVEFQVVNIGQIVTLFPEGGAIGIAELVGAGAVRANQLVKVLGDGDIAGVKLDVTANAFSGAAKEKISAAGGTTTAV